A stretch of Bradyrhizobium sp. AZCC 2262 DNA encodes these proteins:
- a CDS encoding TIGR03668 family PPOX class F420-dependent oxidoreductase, which translates to MLSHHERKFLSVQRVGHLATADSRAIPHVVPVCFTISQDTLYISIDEKPKRVTGAALKRVRNIERNPMVAIVVDRYDEDWTRLGWVMLRGRAEILRNGTEHDHAQELLRSRYHQLAAMQIADRPVIAVRLERVTSWGDLSVGADEADHDGQA; encoded by the coding sequence ATGCTGTCACACCACGAACGCAAGTTCCTGTCGGTGCAACGGGTCGGGCATCTTGCCACGGCCGATAGCAGGGCCATTCCGCACGTCGTGCCAGTGTGTTTTACGATTTCGCAAGACACCCTTTACATCAGCATCGACGAGAAGCCGAAGCGCGTGACTGGAGCAGCACTCAAGCGCGTCCGCAACATCGAGCGCAACCCGATGGTCGCCATCGTGGTTGATCGGTACGACGAAGACTGGACCCGGCTTGGCTGGGTGATGTTGCGTGGACGGGCCGAGATCCTGCGCAACGGAACCGAGCACGATCACGCGCAGGAGCTGCTACGCTCCCGGTACCACCAGTTGGCGGCGATGCAGATCGCCGATCGGCCCGTCATCGCGGTCCGCCTGGAGCGGGTGACGAGCTGGGGCGACCTGTCCGTGGGCGCCGACGAGGCCGACCATGATGGTCAAGCCTAG
- a CDS encoding LLM class F420-dependent oxidoreductase — MAAEARGYDSLWLPEHSHIPTSRKSPWPGGAELPKYYYDTYDPFLSLAAAAAVTKTIKLATGICLVVERDPIHTAKEVSTVDQLSSGRFIFGVGGGWNEEEMANHGTAFATRFKLMGERIQAMKQIWTQSTAAFDGELVKFEPMMQWPKPVQKPHPPIVVGGAFPHAAKRAIAYGDGWIPIGGRALDPLEVLPQFRQMAKDAGRDPASLSFNVFGAPRHLEVLKRYRDAGVDRVVLMLPPKPRDEILPMLDESAALVAAL, encoded by the coding sequence GTGGCGGCGGAGGCGCGAGGTTACGATTCATTGTGGTTGCCGGAGCACAGTCACATTCCCACCAGTCGCAAATCGCCGTGGCCTGGCGGCGCCGAGCTGCCGAAGTATTATTACGATACCTACGATCCGTTCCTCTCGCTGGCCGCTGCCGCCGCGGTGACGAAAACCATCAAGCTTGCGACGGGGATCTGTCTTGTCGTCGAGCGCGATCCAATCCACACCGCCAAGGAGGTATCGACCGTCGACCAGCTTTCCTCGGGCCGGTTCATTTTTGGCGTTGGCGGGGGTTGGAACGAGGAGGAGATGGCCAATCACGGCACTGCGTTTGCAACCCGCTTCAAGCTGATGGGTGAGCGGATCCAGGCGATGAAGCAAATCTGGACGCAGTCTACGGCGGCATTCGACGGCGAATTGGTCAAGTTCGAACCCATGATGCAGTGGCCCAAACCGGTTCAAAAACCTCACCCGCCCATCGTTGTTGGGGGCGCATTTCCCCACGCAGCAAAACGGGCGATCGCCTATGGCGACGGCTGGATTCCCATCGGCGGGCGTGCGCTGGATCCGCTCGAGGTGCTACCGCAATTCCGACAAATGGCAAAGGACGCCGGCCGCGATCCCGCGTCGCTCTCCTTCAACGTCTTCGGGGCGCCCCGACACCTGGAGGTGCTGAAACGCTACCGTGACGCCGGCGTTGATCGGGTCGTCCTGATGCTTCCGCCCAAGCCCCGAGACGAGATTTTGCCCATGCTGGATGAAAGCGCGGCCCTCGTGGCGGCGCTCTGA
- a CDS encoding tyrosine-type recombinase/integrase, whose product MPARPVDRCQRPWNKGLLVGQKKPLEPKHVWSIRVRLEIALSMRDLAIFNLAIDSKLRACDLVKLRLDDICSGTNVRRRATIVQKKTGRPVQFEISEQSRNSVEAWLPTLRATGSRYLFPTRIHASPHISTRQYARLVQSWVKSIGLESGSYGTHPLRRTKAAQIYRKTGSLRAVQLLLGHTKLESTVRYLGIEVDDALNMAEQIEL is encoded by the coding sequence ATGCCCGCACGCCCCGTCGATCGATGCCAACGACCTTGGAACAAAGGATTGCTCGTCGGCCAGAAGAAACCTCTTGAGCCCAAGCACGTATGGTCTATTCGAGTCCGCCTAGAAATCGCGCTGTCAATGCGTGACCTTGCGATCTTTAACCTAGCAATCGACAGTAAGCTTCGCGCCTGTGACCTGGTAAAACTGCGACTGGACGACATTTGCTCGGGAACAAATGTGCGGCGTCGAGCGACTATTGTCCAAAAGAAGACAGGTCGACCAGTTCAGTTCGAGATCTCAGAGCAGTCGAGGAATTCAGTTGAAGCCTGGCTACCAACGCTGCGGGCCACTGGCTCCCGATATCTCTTCCCAACTCGAATTCATGCTAGTCCTCACATATCAACCCGCCAATATGCCCGGCTGGTGCAGAGCTGGGTTAAAAGCATCGGCTTAGAGTCAGGATCGTACGGCACGCACCCGTTGCGCCGCACGAAGGCTGCGCAGATTTATCGCAAGACCGGTAGCTTGCGTGCAGTCCAACTTCTCCTCGGCCATACCAAGTTGGAAAGCACTGTCCGATATCTCGGGATTGAGGTGGATGACGCCTTGAATATGGCTGAACAGATAGAGCTTTAA
- a CDS encoding 4-hydroxythreonine-4-phosphate dehydrogenase PdxA yields the protein MRPVIALAMGDPAGISPELTAKLLALDEVVDKARIVVIGDRRVLDDGARIAAVKLDLVSASPDADLSKDERAPVFIDLGHLDPASVTRSAATAEGGRFALANYRHALTMGRDGRADAVCFTPFNKNAMRLAHPVYDDEISFSADVVGLDGPASEFNVLDGLWNARVTSHISLAEVASQITRDRVLRALRLTDASMRTAGFERPRIAVAGLNPHAGDGGNFGREEIEAIGPAVEEAISDGIATEGPFPADTVFLRARSGAFDAVLTMYHDQGQIAMKLMGFDRGVTLLGGFPFPICTPAHGTAYDIAGKGVAGVGAARAAILLAVEMAQKQN from the coding sequence ATGAGACCGGTTATAGCACTTGCGATGGGCGATCCTGCCGGCATCAGCCCGGAGTTGACGGCCAAACTCCTCGCTCTCGATGAGGTCGTTGACAAGGCCCGGATCGTCGTGATCGGCGACCGCCGCGTTCTTGACGACGGTGCGCGCATTGCCGCGGTGAAGCTCGATTTGGTGTCGGCATCACCCGACGCCGATCTTTCAAAGGATGAGCGGGCCCCGGTTTTCATCGATCTCGGTCATCTTGATCCGGCCTCGGTGACGCGAAGCGCCGCGACCGCCGAGGGCGGTCGGTTTGCGCTCGCCAATTACCGTCATGCGTTGACGATGGGACGCGACGGCCGGGCCGACGCGGTCTGCTTCACGCCATTCAACAAGAATGCCATGCGCCTTGCGCACCCGGTCTATGACGACGAGATCAGCTTTTCGGCCGACGTGGTCGGACTTGACGGCCCGGCGAGCGAATTCAACGTACTGGACGGGCTGTGGAACGCACGCGTCACGTCGCATATTTCGCTTGCCGAGGTCGCGTCGCAAATCACCAGGGACCGCGTCCTGCGCGCGCTGCGGCTCACGGATGCCTCGATGCGCACGGCCGGATTCGAGCGTCCGCGCATCGCGGTCGCCGGTCTCAACCCACACGCAGGCGACGGTGGAAATTTCGGGCGGGAAGAAATCGAGGCGATTGGACCCGCGGTGGAAGAAGCCATTTCCGACGGGATCGCAACCGAAGGTCCGTTTCCCGCAGATACCGTTTTTTTGCGTGCCAGGAGCGGCGCATTCGATGCCGTTCTCACGATGTATCACGACCAAGGCCAGATCGCCATGAAGCTGATGGGCTTCGATCGTGGCGTTACGCTGCTCGGTGGCTTTCCGTTTCCCATATGTACGCCGGCCCACGGCACGGCCTATGACATCGCCGGAAAGGGGGTCGCTGGGGTTGGGGCCGCGCGCGCGGCCATACTGCTTGCAGTAGAAATGGCGCAGAAGCAGAACTGA
- a CDS encoding tripartite tricarboxylate transporter permease, whose translation MENLEALMHGFGIALSGNHIFLMVIGVLLGILVGVLPGLGAPNGVSLLLPLTFGMQPVSAIILLSSMYWGALFGGSVTSILFNIPGEPSSVATTFDGYPMARDGRPTTALATAFGSAAFGALAGVVLITLCASWVAQVALAFGPPEYFAVYFLAFASFVGMGGTPPIKTLVSLAIGFALAAIGIDTVSGSVRLTMGIDEMVKGVSFVVAVMGLFGIGELLIAVEEEFHVRAISSRVEWREVFRTLMGLPRYGWALLRSAAIGCWMGITPGGPTAASFMSYGIAKRLSPRHANFGKGEPEGIIAPEAADHAAGTSALLPMLSLGIPGSATAAVMMGGLMIWGLNPGPMLFVEQKDFVWGLIASMYLGNVVAVVLVLLTVPIFAALMRVPFFIIAPVIVIICTVGAYSVSNSYLDVVLMMGFGVLGYLFKKLHYPLAPLVLAIVIGDKAEDAFRQSMLMSRGSLGIFFAKPLVTTLILLGAALLLMPVIWRTIGRMMPRSQVKP comes from the coding sequence TTGGAAAATCTCGAAGCTCTCATGCATGGCTTCGGCATCGCGCTGTCGGGCAATCATATTTTCCTGATGGTGATCGGCGTGCTGCTCGGCATTCTCGTTGGCGTGCTGCCCGGCCTGGGCGCGCCTAATGGCGTATCGCTGCTGCTGCCGCTCACCTTCGGAATGCAGCCGGTATCGGCGATCATCCTGCTGTCTTCGATGTATTGGGGCGCGTTGTTCGGCGGCTCGGTCACGTCCATCCTGTTCAATATTCCCGGCGAGCCTTCCTCGGTCGCGACCACGTTCGACGGCTATCCGATGGCGCGCGACGGCAGGCCGACCACGGCGCTGGCGACGGCTTTCGGCTCGGCCGCCTTCGGCGCGCTGGCCGGCGTCGTTCTCATTACGCTCTGCGCTTCATGGGTCGCGCAGGTGGCGCTGGCCTTTGGACCACCCGAATATTTCGCGGTCTATTTTCTGGCGTTTGCGAGCTTCGTGGGCATGGGCGGAACGCCGCCGATCAAGACGCTGGTGTCGCTGGCGATCGGCTTTGCGCTGGCGGCCATCGGGATCGACACGGTCTCCGGCAGCGTGCGGCTCACCATGGGCATCGACGAGATGGTGAAGGGCGTCAGCTTCGTGGTCGCCGTGATGGGCTTGTTCGGCATCGGCGAATTGCTGATCGCCGTGGAAGAGGAATTTCATGTCAGGGCGATCTCTTCCAGAGTGGAGTGGCGCGAAGTCTTCCGCACGCTTATGGGCCTTCCGCGATATGGCTGGGCGCTGTTGCGCAGCGCGGCGATCGGCTGCTGGATGGGCATTACCCCGGGAGGCCCGACCGCCGCATCGTTCATGAGCTACGGCATCGCCAAGCGTCTTTCGCCCCGGCACGCGAATTTCGGCAAGGGCGAGCCGGAGGGTATCATCGCTCCGGAAGCCGCCGATCATGCCGCCGGCACCAGCGCCCTGCTCCCCATGCTGTCGCTGGGCATCCCGGGATCGGCAACCGCCGCCGTGATGATGGGCGGCCTGATGATCTGGGGTCTCAATCCCGGACCGATGCTGTTCGTCGAGCAAAAGGATTTCGTCTGGGGATTGATCGCCTCGATGTATCTCGGCAACGTCGTCGCCGTGGTGCTGGTGCTGCTGACGGTGCCGATCTTCGCCGCGCTGATGCGCGTGCCGTTCTTCATCATTGCGCCCGTGATCGTCATCATTTGCACGGTCGGAGCCTACTCGGTTTCCAACTCCTATCTCGACGTCGTACTGATGATGGGATTTGGTGTCCTGGGATATCTGTTCAAGAAACTCCACTATCCCCTGGCGCCGCTGGTGCTCGCGATCGTGATCGGCGACAAGGCGGAAGATGCCTTTCGCCAGTCCATGCTGATGTCGCGGGGCTCGCTTGGAATATTCTTTGCCAAGCCATTGGTGACGACGCTGATCCTGCTTGGCGCGGCGCTGCTGCTGATGCCGGTGATCTGGCGCACGATCGGCCGGATGATGCCGCGGTCGCAGGTGAAGCCATAA
- a CDS encoding tripartite tricarboxylate transporter TctB family protein, which yields MVSGRSLEAATALITGAFGAAVVISSLDNGIGWSAAGVESGTFPFIVGLVILAGSVFNLVQGWLHARAVVLEPSELKRVGMLFIPAAVFVGVIPLIGIYPASAFYVFGALAWHKRGSLLLAAVAAIGAALALYLIFELTFQISLPRGALGTLFGF from the coding sequence ATGGTCTCTGGACGCAGCCTGGAAGCGGCGACGGCGCTCATCACCGGGGCGTTCGGCGCGGCCGTCGTCATCTCCAGCCTCGACAACGGCATTGGCTGGTCCGCCGCCGGCGTCGAGTCCGGCACCTTTCCTTTCATTGTCGGCCTCGTCATCCTGGCCGGCAGCGTGTTCAATCTCGTTCAGGGATGGCTGCACGCCCGGGCCGTCGTGCTCGAGCCCAGCGAGCTCAAGCGGGTCGGAATGTTGTTCATCCCGGCCGCGGTCTTTGTCGGGGTAATTCCGCTGATCGGGATCTATCCGGCCTCCGCCTTCTACGTGTTCGGCGCGCTGGCCTGGCACAAGCGCGGGTCGCTGCTGCTTGCGGCCGTCGCCGCAATCGGCGCGGCGCTGGCGCTTTACTTGATATTCGAGCTGACGTTCCAGATCTCGCTGCCGCGCGGCGCGCTCGGCACCTTGTTTGGCTTCTAG
- a CDS encoding Bug family tripartite tricarboxylate transporter substrate binding protein, translating into MSQKPTFAAIAFGLAIGLTGAASAAWQPAKPIEFIATAGPGGGTDNFARAVQNIITKYKLVEQPIVVVNKAGGSGAEGYTYAKAMAGDPYKVVFGTSNAWNQPMVSKVAYNYTDLTPIAAMVQDEFLLWVKQDAPYQNVQDFVKAVAAKPAGDFKMGGAQSKDTDETLTRMIDKAAKVKFVYIPFKSGAEAAVQLAGGHIDAHVNNPSESIGQWKGSTQRPLCAFSPQRLPDGPKVTATQNWHDVPTCVESGLAIPQFQQPRTVWLPGKITPDQAAFYVDLMKKVQATPEWKEYIERTSQTDTFLTGDPFSKFIKEDIERTRKVAVDEGWLISN; encoded by the coding sequence ATGTCTCAGAAGCCGACATTCGCAGCGATCGCCTTCGGTCTCGCAATCGGGCTCACAGGAGCGGCAAGTGCCGCGTGGCAACCGGCCAAGCCGATCGAATTCATTGCAACGGCAGGCCCCGGCGGCGGCACCGATAATTTTGCCCGTGCTGTCCAGAACATCATCACCAAATACAAACTGGTCGAGCAGCCGATCGTCGTCGTCAACAAGGCCGGTGGCAGCGGCGCCGAAGGCTATACCTACGCCAAGGCCATGGCGGGCGATCCCTACAAGGTCGTGTTCGGCACCTCGAATGCCTGGAACCAGCCGATGGTTTCCAAGGTCGCCTATAACTACACCGACCTGACGCCGATTGCCGCGATGGTGCAGGACGAATTCCTGCTCTGGGTCAAGCAGGATGCGCCTTACCAGAACGTGCAGGATTTCGTGAAGGCCGTTGCCGCGAAGCCGGCGGGCGATTTCAAGATGGGGGGCGCACAGTCAAAGGACACCGATGAAACCCTGACCCGCATGATCGACAAGGCGGCGAAGGTGAAATTCGTCTACATTCCCTTCAAGAGCGGCGCCGAGGCCGCAGTGCAACTCGCCGGCGGCCATATCGACGCCCATGTCAACAATCCCAGCGAAAGCATCGGACAGTGGAAGGGCAGCACCCAGCGCCCGCTATGCGCGTTCAGCCCGCAGCGTCTGCCGGACGGACCCAAGGTCACGGCGACGCAGAACTGGCACGACGTCCCGACCTGCGTTGAATCCGGCCTTGCCATTCCGCAGTTCCAGCAGCCCCGGACCGTCTGGCTGCCGGGAAAGATCACCCCCGACCAGGCCGCCTTCTATGTCGACCTGATGAAGAAGGTGCAGGCCACGCCGGAATGGAAGGAATATATCGAGCGTACGTCGCAGACCGATACATTCCTGACTGGCGACCCCTTCAGCAAGTTCATCAAGGAAGACATCGAACGCACCCGCAAAGTTGCCGTCGATGAGGGCTGGCTGATCTCCAACTAG
- a CDS encoding CaiB/BaiF CoA transferase family protein encodes MGPLSGLKVVDLTHVMAGPTCTLMLADMGAEVIKIEKIPAGDDTRYMVPPKIGDVAASFLMMNRNKKGIALDLKTPGGAKVLQRLIESADVLVENFGPGVMDRLGFGYADIRKKHPALIYCSLSGFGRTGPYKHRRGFDLVAQAMSGIMSFTGERADGPPVKCGAPLSDITAGIIAAMGILAAYAHRLKTGEGQWVETSLFEAALVQTYWQAAIAMATGVAPKAMGSAHPLNAPYQAFETADKWIVVGGANQKHWGRTLEVLGATELARDPRFATGADRMGHLKELEALLTTHFKTRPAEYWLAALEEAGVPCGPVNDMLQALADPQTIAREMVVEVEHSTLGSVKTIGLPIKFSQTPGKVRSGAPLYGEHTSAILGAYGFDADEIAALHKEGAIAAAEFEG; translated from the coding sequence ATGGGTCCTCTGAGTGGATTGAAGGTTGTCGACCTGACGCACGTCATGGCAGGACCGACCTGCACGCTGATGCTCGCCGACATGGGCGCCGAGGTCATCAAGATCGAGAAAATTCCGGCCGGCGACGACACCCGCTACATGGTTCCTCCCAAAATCGGCGACGTGGCGGCCTCATTCCTGATGATGAACCGCAACAAGAAGGGCATCGCCCTGGACCTGAAGACGCCGGGCGGCGCGAAGGTGCTGCAGCGCCTGATCGAATCCGCGGACGTGCTGGTTGAAAACTTCGGCCCCGGCGTGATGGACCGGCTCGGTTTCGGCTACGCCGACATCCGCAAGAAGCACCCCGCTTTGATCTACTGCTCGCTGTCTGGCTTTGGCCGCACCGGCCCCTACAAGCATCGCCGCGGCTTCGATCTGGTGGCGCAGGCGATGAGCGGCATCATGAGTTTCACCGGAGAGCGGGCCGACGGGCCGCCGGTCAAATGCGGCGCGCCGCTGTCCGACATCACGGCCGGAATTATCGCGGCCATGGGCATTCTCGCCGCCTATGCCCACCGTCTCAAAACCGGCGAGGGTCAATGGGTCGAAACCTCCCTGTTCGAGGCCGCGCTGGTCCAGACCTACTGGCAGGCCGCGATCGCGATGGCCACCGGCGTCGCGCCAAAGGCGATGGGCTCGGCCCACCCGCTCAATGCGCCCTATCAGGCGTTCGAAACCGCCGACAAGTGGATCGTGGTCGGCGGCGCCAATCAAAAGCACTGGGGTCGCACGCTCGAAGTACTCGGCGCAACCGAACTGGCGCGCGATCCGCGGTTCGCGACCGGCGCCGACCGAATGGGACATTTGAAGGAGTTGGAAGCCCTGCTCACGACGCACTTCAAAACCAGGCCCGCCGAATACTGGCTGGCTGCGCTTGAAGAAGCCGGCGTGCCCTGCGGTCCCGTCAACGACATGCTGCAGGCCCTCGCCGACCCGCAAACCATCGCGCGCGAAATGGTGGTCGAGGTCGAGCATTCCACGCTCGGCAGCGTCAAGACGATTGGATTGCCGATCAAGTTCTCGCAGACGCCCGGCAAGGTGCGATCGGGCGCGCCGCTCTACGGCGAGCACACCAGTGCCATCCTGGGCGCCTACGGTTTTGACGCCGACGAAATTGCAGCGCTGCACAAGGAAGGCGCGATTGCCGCGGCCGAGTTTGAAGGATGA
- a CDS encoding enoyl-CoA hydratase/isomerase family protein, translating to MNENATPDTDLLYEVRDGIGRIIFNRPQARNSLTFGMYERLAAICEAAADDRGLKVLILSGAGDKAFAAGTDINQFRAFNTPQDAIGYEVRIDRVLTTLEQCRVPTIAAINGACTGGGAGIAACCDLRIGTRTAKFGFPIARTLGNCLSAANIGRLSALIGATRLKEIIFTARLIEAEEAANIALLHEVVEDLPALERRADELARLIAGHAPLTLRATKQALLRAQPKPAEDEDLILMCYQSQDFREGMDAFLNKRQPQWTGE from the coding sequence ATGAATGAAAACGCCACCCCTGACACAGACCTGCTTTACGAGGTCCGCGACGGCATCGGCCGCATCATTTTCAACCGGCCGCAGGCGAGAAACTCGTTGACGTTCGGTATGTATGAGCGACTTGCGGCGATATGCGAAGCCGCCGCCGACGATCGCGGCCTCAAGGTGCTCATCCTCAGCGGCGCGGGCGACAAGGCCTTCGCGGCCGGCACCGACATCAACCAGTTTCGCGCCTTCAACACCCCGCAGGACGCCATCGGCTACGAGGTCAGGATCGATCGCGTGCTGACCACGCTCGAACAATGTAGGGTGCCGACCATTGCGGCGATCAACGGCGCTTGCACCGGCGGTGGCGCCGGCATCGCCGCGTGCTGCGACCTGCGCATCGGCACCAGGACCGCGAAGTTCGGGTTTCCGATCGCACGCACGCTGGGCAACTGCCTGTCGGCGGCCAATATCGGCCGGCTCTCGGCCCTGATCGGGGCAACGCGGCTCAAGGAGATCATCTTTACCGCGCGGCTGATCGAAGCCGAGGAAGCAGCCAACATCGCCTTGCTGCACGAAGTCGTGGAGGATCTCCCTGCCCTCGAACGACGGGCGGATGAACTGGCGCGGCTTATCGCGGGCCATGCACCCCTGACGCTGCGCGCCACCAAGCAGGCGCTGCTGCGCGCGCAGCCGAAGCCGGCCGAAGACGAGGACCTGATCCTGATGTGCTATCAAAGTCAGGATTTCCGCGAAGGCATGGACGCCTTCCTGAACAAGCGCCAGCCGCAATGGACCGGCGAATAA
- a CDS encoding GntR family transcriptional regulator, whose amino-acid sequence MMHDEVVSRLRHVLTEGEIPPGARIPERELCASFAISRTPLREALKVLAAEGLVVLLPNRGSRAAKLTQKDVKELFEVCEALEAAAGELACPRISDAQLREIADLQANMVEHYRAQDLISYYRCNRLIHEAIVRAADNAVLAGFYESVAARIRRARFITPMTPQHWALAIQEHEGILNALQRRDAGGLAHILRNHLRRKREEVVRAGFAEGE is encoded by the coding sequence ATGATGCATGACGAGGTGGTGTCCCGCCTCCGGCACGTCCTGACAGAAGGCGAAATCCCGCCTGGTGCGCGCATTCCCGAGCGCGAATTGTGCGCGTCCTTTGCGATATCGCGGACCCCATTGCGCGAGGCGCTCAAGGTGCTCGCAGCCGAAGGACTTGTCGTGTTGCTGCCCAATCGCGGCTCGCGCGCCGCGAAGCTCACGCAGAAGGACGTCAAGGAACTGTTTGAAGTCTGTGAGGCGCTGGAGGCGGCGGCCGGCGAATTGGCGTGTCCGCGCATTTCCGACGCGCAACTGCGCGAGATCGCCGACCTGCAGGCAAACATGGTCGAACATTATCGCGCGCAGGACCTGATCTCGTACTATCGCTGCAACCGGTTGATCCACGAGGCTATCGTTCGCGCGGCCGATAATGCCGTGCTGGCCGGTTTCTATGAGTCGGTCGCGGCGCGGATACGGCGGGCACGATTCATCACACCGATGACGCCTCAACATTGGGCGCTTGCCATCCAGGAGCACGAAGGAATCCTGAACGCGCTGCAGCGGCGCGATGCCGGCGGGCTTGCCCATATCCTGCGCAACCATCTACGGCGCAAACGCGAGGAAGTCGTCCGGGCCGGCTTCGCCGAGGGCGAGTGA
- a CDS encoding LysR family transcriptional regulator — MGIDTVNLGRIDLNLLVHLDALLTERSVTRAAARVGIGQSAMSHNLARLRDLFGDELLTRGSDGMRLTPRAVTLFEPVRTMLAQVEALVSCDQAFDPATAVRTFRFGLPDSMEILIMPAVLARMREVAPGIRLRLYNSDASRLFEELDADEMDLAIGYGALEQGQFHHKRRKLFTETWLCMFNAEKTGIVPPISLDDFVRFPHVLTSLRPGRSVRGIVDEALEKLGLRRSVALTTPRFLAVPSLVARTPVIVTMQARLARLFAAELGLSLSPPPVELSELTISLLWHASYDHDPAHTWLRELVTKVAAEL; from the coding sequence ATGGGCATCGATACCGTCAATCTAGGTCGTATCGACTTGAATCTCCTCGTTCATCTCGATGCGCTGCTCACGGAGCGGAGCGTCACGCGTGCCGCGGCACGCGTCGGCATTGGTCAGTCCGCGATGAGCCACAATTTGGCGCGGTTGCGGGACTTGTTCGGTGACGAACTTCTTACGCGCGGCTCCGATGGCATGCGCCTCACCCCACGCGCGGTGACGCTATTCGAGCCGGTGCGGACCATGCTGGCGCAGGTCGAAGCGCTGGTGTCGTGCGACCAGGCCTTCGATCCGGCAACGGCGGTACGAACGTTCAGGTTCGGATTGCCGGACAGCATGGAAATCCTGATCATGCCTGCCGTGCTGGCGCGCATGCGTGAGGTCGCGCCGGGCATTCGCCTCCGGCTTTACAATTCCGATGCGTCACGGCTGTTCGAAGAACTCGACGCCGACGAAATGGACCTCGCCATCGGCTATGGCGCGTTGGAGCAGGGACAATTCCACCACAAGCGGCGCAAGCTGTTCACCGAGACCTGGCTGTGCATGTTCAATGCCGAGAAGACAGGCATCGTCCCCCCGATCTCGCTCGACGACTTTGTGCGGTTTCCCCATGTACTGACCAGCCTGAGGCCGGGGCGGAGCGTGCGTGGCATTGTGGACGAAGCGCTGGAGAAGCTCGGGTTGCGTCGCTCCGTCGCCCTCACCACGCCGCGCTTCCTCGCGGTCCCGTCTTTGGTGGCGCGTACACCCGTCATCGTCACCATGCAGGCGCGACTGGCTCGCCTGTTCGCCGCCGAACTCGGGCTCAGCCTTAGCCCGCCTCCGGTAGAATTGAGTGAGCTCACGATATCATTGCTGTGGCATGCGTCTTACGATCACGATCCGGCTCACACCTGGTTACGGGAGTTGGTGACCAAGGTGGCCGCCGAACTGTGA